The Williamwhitmania taraxaci genome includes the window TCACCAGCATTTATTTCGATGGTCACTACGACATCACCGACGATCGTCTGAATGAAATCCCAGGGGCCACCATCAACACCAAGCAGGTAAATGAAATCATGCAAGCCTCCAAGGTGTACTATAAGAAGTAAAAAGTGAAATAGTAAGAAGTGAATGGTAAATTGAGGACAATTTCACGTTCGGTCCAATCACTTCATTGATATTTAAGGATTAAAGACGGTAGCGTGGAGTAGTGCACGGTTTGTTGTTTACAATGGCGTTTTTGTAATTGTAGACGACCAGCTTTGCCACATTGGTAAGTTGCCTACGCGTATCTAATCGTCTTTTCGGGTGTAATGCGTGCAATGAGCAGTGATGGAATAAGCAGCATAACAAACACGGTTAAGAACGTTCCTATATTTATGAGCAAAACATGGTCGAGTTGCAGATTGATGGGAACGGAGGATAGGTAATAGTTTGTTTCGTCTAGCTTTACCAGATGGAAATACTTTTGCAGTAAGCAGAGCCCTATTCCAATAACGTTGCCCCAAAAGAGCCCTATGATAGTGACATAGGCCGAATGGTAAAGGAATATTTTCTGAATTAAGAAGTTTGATGCTCCAAGGGCTTTAAGCACGCCAATCATATGGGTGCGTTCCAGAATAAAGATGAGTAGTCCCGAAATCATATTGAATGCGGCCACAAACAGCATCAATGCTAAAATCACCGCTACGTTTATATCTTGAAGGTTTAGCCAATCGAATATCTGGGTAAACTTCTGCTTAATGTTGGAGACTTTTATTCCCGATCCATCGGGAAGCACCGTGAGCCCGGCAACATCCTCTACGTCGTAGGTAGTCCCTTCTACTTTTTTAAAGTCGGTAGTAGTAAGCTCAAAGCCGGAAATTTGATCGGGTGTCCATTTGTTGAGCCGTTGAATCTGTTTAATATCGCAAAAGACGAAAGTTTTGTCGAACTCGTCGAACTTAGTATCGTAAATGCCAACAATCTTAAACCTACGCACCAGCGGTGGGTTCTGAACAAAGAAGATATCTATCTTATCGTGCAGCTTCAGATTCAGCAGCAAGGAGATAGATTTCGAGATTATCATTTGATTTGATGTGCCAGTATCCGAGAGCGAGAGCACCTCGCCGGCATGCATGTTTTTCTTGAAAAAACTCCAATCGAAGTCGGTTGCTACTCCCTTTAGCACAATTCCTTGGATGTTATCCTTTGTCTTGATAATCCCCGGCTTGTAGGCATACTTTTGTACATGTGCAATGCCGGGAATGGAGGGGAGTTTGGAAACAAAGTCGAGCTGGGTGCTTATGGGGCGCGTTTCGTAGGAGGTGTTGGAATCGTAGTTTTGAACTTGGATATGACCGCCAAAGCCCAGCACCTTATCGGTGATCTCGTTCTTAAACCCGGTAACGATGGCCACAGAGACGATCATTACCACTAGGCTTAGGGCCACGGCAATGATGGATATTTTGGTGATGGGCCTCGATACGGCTTTCTTGGATTCGGGGTCGTGCGAAAGCCTACGGGCAATAAACAGTTCGGTGTTGAATCGCTTCGTCATATAGTGCAAACCTAATACTTTTTTGGGTGAAAATAAAGGATGTGCTTACTT containing:
- a CDS encoding ABC transporter permease, with product MTKRFNTELFIARRLSHDPESKKAVSRPITKISIIAVALSLVVMIVSVAIVTGFKNEITDKVLGFGGHIQVQNYDSNTSYETRPISTQLDFVSKLPSIPGIAHVQKYAYKPGIIKTKDNIQGIVLKGVATDFDWSFFKKNMHAGEVLSLSDTGTSNQMIISKSISLLLNLKLHDKIDIFFVQNPPLVRRFKIVGIYDTKFDEFDKTFVFCDIKQIQRLNKWTPDQISGFELTTTDFKKVEGTTYDVEDVAGLTVLPDGSGIKVSNIKQKFTQIFDWLNLQDINVAVILALMLFVAAFNMISGLLIFILERTHMIGVLKALGASNFLIQKIFLYHSAYVTIIGLFWGNVIGIGLCLLQKYFHLVKLDETNYYLSSVPINLQLDHVLLINIGTFLTVFVMLLIPSLLIARITPEKTIRYA